A single Amphiura filiformis chromosome 8, Afil_fr2py, whole genome shotgun sequence DNA region contains:
- the LOC140159098 gene encoding uncharacterized protein, whose product MEESLNTSLNEHCTICHGEYHQPKLLNCLHSFCQRCLVDKVSGTVEGQNQEILCPLCGEKTLVSNGRIELLPSNEFLQTRSSQQKVLVLIARSEVTQCQSCLKKAEIRARCLHQDCKHFLCATCEKAHRDMVVFRNHNVVTLKDIEKGSSSSLRNCSKHPALPLVLYCEPCLQVICQRCKVSSHSKRGHHVVRLTGSIKSQRKALKQRIPKLKHVGTQFRRATAFARQTQQRIERYRKNSEQMASRVVIADVMSQLLLESDDCVFMKLYPNVNCAINKITACKPGELPCVHNGTENKVSHINMHQPENQDNGWLSNNERDANINRDVERRNGLTSARYSDEESVEQIPVVSIDGESDEASVKDDEYAGDDDNDDDDDDDDDDDDDDDDDDDDEEEEEEEEEEEQQQQQQQQEEEQDEEEVVAEVMVEEAEEMEEDHGALQSSMEENNKRASKSLKSVSFNDTANINTYDLISDDDDGVGDDHDDNNASDGDDEDDDNDDDVTCDQSFATAEHTHTVWHRVGKIGKTFEFNNAGGVSVSPINGDVAIADHTNSRVDVFSLVGNFKFTVRSQKPLTGKGKGKGPYRMAEDVAFNSSGHLFVVDQSKFVQKFGIDGAYMDMFNVLDEDIPPRTKVCSSCIAIDTKDRIYIGDYVRSLVSVFTVNGRHIRTVEVSIPPMFLAVNKNMEILVTQGHKSCTVLSVQMSTDNVRTRKFHVADVATVTGVVWDNQATGFFVASQEKQRRKGQVHYYASNGNYVKSIADKLINPLGLALSSTDILVIADLLSVKFYHFKESE is encoded by the coding sequence ATGGAGGAATCATTGAACACAAGCTTGAATGAACATTGTACCATATGCCACGGAGAATATCACCAACCTAAATTACTGAATTGTCTGCACAGTTTCTGCCAACGATGTCTTGTGGACAAAGTATCTGGAACCGTTGAAGGTCAAAATCAAGAAATCCTCTGTCCACTATGCGGAGAAAAAACTTTGGTATCAAATGGAAGGATAGAACTACTTCCCAGCAATGAATTTCTGCAGACTAGGTCGAGTCAGCAGAAGGTTCTCGTCTTGATTGCTCGCAGTGAGGTCACCCAATGCCAATCGTGTCTAAAGAAAGCTGAAATTCGAGCCAGATGTCTACATCAGGATTGCAAACATTTCCTGTGCGCAACTTGCGAGAAAGCTCATAGAGATATGGTCGTATTTCGAAATCACAATGTCGTGACGCTGAAAGATATCGAAAAAGGTAGCTCGTCGTCGTTGCGAAATTGTTCAAAACATCCTGCGCTACCGCTGGTATTATATTGTGAGCCATGCTTACAGGTGATATGTCAACGGTGCAAGGTGTCGAGCCATTCAAAACGTGGCCATCATGTAGTCAGACTAACAGGGTCGATAAAGAGTCAAAGGAAGGCTTTGAAACAACGGATACCCAAACTGAAACATGTTGGGACGCAATTCAGACGTGCAACAGCTTTCGCTAGGCAGACCCAACAGCGGATTGAGCGTTATAGAAAGAACTCGGAGCAGATGGCAAGTCGTGTGGTAATTGCTGATGTAATGTCGCAGCTTTTGTTAGAATCAGATGATTGTGTGTTTATGAAACTGTATCCGAATGTCAACTGTGCCATTAATAAGATAACTGCATGCAAGCCAGGTGAATTGCCATGTGTTCATAATGGCACAGAAAATAAGGTTTCTCATATCAACATGCATCAACCAGAAAATCAGGATAACGGTTGGCTCTCTAATAATGAAAGAGATGCAAATATTAACAGAGATGTGGAAAGGAGAAATGGGCTAACATCGGCCAGGTACAGTGATGAGGAATCAGTTGAGCAAATACCGGTGGTGTCCATTGATGGAGAGTCGGATGAAGCATCTGTAAAGGATGACGAGTATgcaggtgatgatgataatgatgatgatgatgatgatgatgatgatgatgatgatgatgatgatgatgatgatgatgatgaggaggaggaggaggaggaggaggaggaggagcagcagcagcagcagcagcagcaggagGAGGAGCAGGACGAAGAGGAGGTGGTGGCGGAGGTGATGGTGGAGGAGGCGGAGGAGATGGAGGAGGATCATGGTGCTCTCCAGTCTTCTATGGAAGAGAATAACAAAAGGGCTTCAAAATCGTTGAAATCGGTATCATTTAATGATACCGCGAACATAAACACATATGACTTAATAAGCGATGACGATGACGGTGTTGGTGATGATCACGACGATAATAATGctagtgatggtgatgatgaggatgatgacaatgacgatgatgTGACATGCGACCAATCGTTTGCTACTGCAGAACATACTCACACAGTTTGGCATAGAGTAGGAAAGATCGGAAAGACTTTTGAATTCAACAACGCAGGTGGAGTTAGCGTAAGTCCTATCAACGGAGATGTTGCGATCGCTGATCATACTAATAGCAGAGTCGATGTATTTTCACTAGTCGGGAACTTTAAGTTTACCGTACGAAGTCAGAAACCACTTACAGGAAAAGGGAAAGGAAAAGGTCCCTACCGCATGGCAGAGGATGTTGCATTCAACTCAAGTGGACATTTGTTTGTCGTGGACCAGTCTAAATTCGTTCAGAAATTTGGTATTGACGGTGCGTACATGGATATGTTTAACGTTCTAGACGAAGACATCCCTCCCAGAACGAAAGTCTGTTCATCTTGCATTGCTATCGACACCAAAGATCGGATATATATCGGAGATTATGTACGTTCCTTAGTGTCAGTTTTTACTGTCAATGGAAGACATATTCGCACCGTGGAAGTGTCGATACCGCCCATGTTTCTGGCagtaaacaaaaacatggaaataCTAGTCACTCAAGGACATAAGAGCTGTACAGTTCTTTCCGTGCAGATGAGCACAGATAATGTCCGGACGCGGAAGTTTCATGTAGCAGATGTCGCCACTGTCACGGGGGTCGTTTGGGACAATCAAGCAACGGGCTTCTTTGTCGCATCCCAAGAAAAGCAGCGCAGAAAAGGACAGGTTCATTATTACGCCAGCAATGGTAACTATGTGAAATCTATCGCAGACAAACTCATCAACCCACTAGGATTGGCGCTGTCATCAACCGATATACTCGTCATTGCTGATTTGCTTAGCGTAAAGTTTTACCATTTTAAGGAATCCGAGTAG